One stretch of Flavobacterium sp. 9 DNA includes these proteins:
- a CDS encoding DUF6734 family protein, with product MKIIQSFWSQNLTDPLAENYGWLSEPHNWLSWILSANQLAKFYKVELYTDQKGYEILIDKLQLPYHKVHVVLDELNHYHKSLWAMPKIKTYSLQNEPFLHVDGDVFIWKEFSDDLLSGDFITQNLEITTEYYEEMWKDIYPNLVFVPNEMKDYINNHNNYAYNMGIIGGNNYDYFKKYAAISSDFVDNNKSVWNSINGFNFNIFFEQVLFYNMVKESSEKVNCLFSDTPNDNNYIGFGDFDKVPNQKSYLHLLGTYKKSVSICNNLETYVIKEYPQYFERLRKLFPSHFSHYDMSFDSSKNLDLKNEFKLQNAFNTKQEFSSEYIIGRNFMALEFPQEFDDLIAQNRAFELLKLSEVVIGDVFNEELNENLRSVIVPELGDLMSRLSIDEIDELILQELDKPILYDKLIVHMTAYLEEDVDEHGRKDFIELIQNRIRFFLVEKVLFLKIMVEETDLIPSK from the coding sequence ATGAAAATAATTCAATCATTTTGGTCGCAAAATCTGACGGATCCATTAGCAGAAAATTATGGATGGCTTTCAGAACCCCATAATTGGCTAAGCTGGATATTGAGTGCTAATCAATTAGCTAAATTTTATAAAGTAGAATTATATACAGATCAAAAAGGATATGAAATATTAATAGATAAGCTACAATTGCCTTATCATAAAGTTCATGTTGTTTTGGATGAACTCAATCATTATCATAAAAGTCTTTGGGCAATGCCTAAAATTAAGACTTATAGTCTTCAAAATGAACCTTTTTTGCATGTTGACGGAGATGTATTTATTTGGAAAGAGTTTTCGGATGATTTATTAAGTGGTGATTTTATTACTCAGAATTTAGAAATTACAACCGAATACTATGAAGAAATGTGGAAGGATATCTATCCTAATTTAGTTTTCGTTCCCAATGAAATGAAAGATTATATTAATAATCATAATAATTATGCCTACAATATGGGTATAATAGGAGGTAATAATTATGATTATTTCAAGAAATATGCAGCCATTTCTTCTGATTTTGTGGATAATAATAAATCAGTTTGGAATTCGATTAACGGGTTTAATTTCAATATTTTTTTTGAACAAGTATTGTTTTATAACATGGTAAAAGAGTCTTCTGAGAAAGTTAATTGCTTGTTTTCGGACACTCCAAATGATAATAATTATATAGGATTTGGAGATTTTGACAAAGTGCCTAATCAAAAAAGCTATCTGCATTTATTAGGGACTTATAAAAAAAGTGTGAGTATTTGCAATAATCTGGAAACTTATGTGATCAAAGAATATCCGCAATATTTTGAACGCTTAAGAAAATTGTTTCCTTCTCATTTTTCGCATTATGATATGTCTTTTGATTCGTCTAAAAATCTGGATTTGAAAAATGAATTCAAATTGCAAAATGCGTTCAATACAAAACAAGAATTTTCAAGTGAGTATATTATAGGAAGAAATTTTATGGCGTTAGAATTTCCACAAGAATTTGATGATTTAATTGCTCAAAACAGAGCTTTTGAATTATTAAAATTATCGGAGGTTGTAATAGGAGATGTTTTCAACGAAGAATTAAATGAAAATTTAAGATCTGTTATTGTACCTGAATTGGGAGATCTGATGTCGCGTTTAAGCATAGACGAAATTGATGAATTGATTTTACAGGAATTAGACAAACCAATACTTTACGACAAGCTTATTGTTCATATGACTGCTTATTTAGAAGAGGATGTAGACGAACACGGAAGAAAGGATTTTATTGAATTGATTCAGAATCGAATCCGATTTTTTCTAGTGGAGAAAGTACTTTTTTTAAAAATAATGGTTGAAGAAACAGATTTAATTCCATCAAAATGA